One part of the Parabacteroides distasonis ATCC 8503 genome encodes these proteins:
- a CDS encoding START-like domain-containing protein, which translates to MKKEKFHIEYIFDKVSRRSLWNHLTTALGLSAWFADEVIINDNLYTFKWSKEAQEATVIDSKPENFIRYRWVDEEDENAYFEFIIHTIELTGSTALEITDFSEPGEKKDSINLWDSQVEDLKRTLGI; encoded by the coding sequence ATGAAGAAAGAGAAGTTTCATATCGAATACATTTTCGATAAAGTTTCACGACGAAGCCTGTGGAATCACCTAACCACCGCTTTGGGACTTTCCGCTTGGTTCGCCGACGAGGTCATTATAAATGATAATCTCTATACCTTTAAATGGAGTAAAGAGGCCCAAGAGGCAACAGTGATCGACTCCAAGCCGGAGAACTTTATCCGTTACCGCTGGGTAGACGAGGAAGATGAGAACGCTTATTTCGAATTTATAATCCATACAATCGAATTAACAGGTTCTACGGCACTTGAGATTACGGATTTCTCCGAACCCGGGGAGAAAAAAGATTCCATTAATTTATGGGACTCGCAAGTGGAAGATTTGAAGCGAACGCTTGGTATTTAG
- a CDS encoding FimB/Mfa2 family fimbrial subunit encodes MKRGNFFANCVFAVSVILTVLSFSACTDDSNDVVATTSEVIEQAEVPFSVVLKAMNSDGNDITTKGEVNGATLFVFDQNNDFFEQINVNKSTILSRRAIDINCPNSNDITVIAWSGINSGNEEISNMSKANIISDLQVSLKENNGIANIPSDLFYGQVTLHKNSSTKSTVSNELQIIRKTSIFQLSTKGLIKYLGSNAGNFEYRIKNTKSSLDYNGNPTGEEVEFAFPASFDEKGNLTTETQAIFPAQNITVELYKDGNLIFSSEKDKNGELFAATPGKRTEITFKYSGEVSANITIADWATVIQHITMN; translated from the coding sequence ATGAAAAGGGGTAATTTTTTCGCAAATTGCGTATTTGCGGTTTCTGTTATTTTAACAGTTTTGTCATTCTCCGCTTGCACGGATGATTCAAATGACGTAGTAGCAACAACAAGTGAGGTTATTGAACAAGCCGAAGTACCATTCTCCGTGGTATTAAAAGCAATGAATTCAGATGGTAACGACATTACGACCAAGGGAGAGGTGAATGGAGCTACATTATTTGTCTTCGATCAAAACAACGATTTCTTCGAGCAGATTAATGTAAACAAATCTACAATTTTATCTCGCCGGGCTATAGACATTAACTGTCCGAACAGTAATGACATAACCGTGATCGCATGGAGTGGAATCAATTCTGGAAACGAAGAGATTTCAAACATGAGCAAAGCCAATATTATATCCGATTTGCAAGTCAGCCTAAAAGAGAATAACGGCATAGCTAATATTCCGAGCGATTTGTTCTATGGACAAGTTACGCTTCATAAGAACTCTTCAACAAAATCCACCGTATCAAACGAATTACAAATCATTCGCAAAACTTCAATTTTCCAGCTTTCAACAAAAGGACTGATCAAGTATCTAGGGAGTAATGCCGGAAATTTTGAATATCGAATTAAAAATACAAAAAGCTCATTGGACTACAATGGCAACCCAACAGGAGAAGAGGTTGAATTCGCTTTCCCCGCTTCTTTTGACGAAAAAGGTAATTTGACAACAGAAACCCAAGCCATTTTTCCGGCTCAAAATATAACGGTAGAGCTTTACAAGGACGGCAATCTTATTTTTTCTAGCGAAAAAGACAAAAATGGAGAATTATTCGCTGCAACCCCCGGAAAACGCACCGAGATCACTTTCAAGTACTCCGGAGAAGTTTCGGCTAATATTACAATTGCTGACTGGGCAACCGTTATCCAACATATAACAATGAATTAA
- a CDS encoding hybrid sensor histidine kinase/response regulator transcription factor translates to MRSKGFKAKFMMAFWGLFVEAHYIAANNDTMEGSQGILPFIILLIVSICVIAFLSYYMYRLKKENIAKGGELMARNDELLRSVDALSVKNREIQQMLVNKIRETDNWNRDNEVEREDLKKRLEEMEKLHNSFFVETIHEMRTPLSLVLGSLSELLQRKNDIDSSEATQLLSAYRNTLALQDLIEQLRNTRHGDDVANHLRIARYDMISITKQICDLFVDWIAMNNVEFHINTQTSVLWVWIDRRKMEFALRVLLSNALKNTYRFGKISINISVVRSNGKAYCSFSIQDDGLGESESTRLGLKQIVDMTESSGAIFEGISSEDETGTQYTILIPLGRSHYMERAVEFIEPDGDLVKLNEMQKEEIAELIQVVPKKKETGKKMLVIDDSDQIRWFLRHVFASEYHVSEAHNGQEGVEIARVERPDFILCDVMMPVKDGLATCREIKGIPELAQVPVVLLTAKVESEDVIAGIECGADDYITKPFDVEVLRSKVNSLLKRRDEMRRFYTSNSVGAHPEGEKTVKKDDSPSNLFMDAVISTIEKHLDDPSFEAKILADSLNMSLPTLYRKIKLYSDSSILELTRMVRLKKAAELISMQRYSIQEVSEMVGFNDTATFRKRFTEQYGVTPSQYLPGKN, encoded by the coding sequence ATGAGATCAAAAGGTTTTAAAGCGAAATTTATGATGGCATTTTGGGGCTTGTTCGTTGAAGCTCATTATATTGCTGCGAACAATGATACAATGGAGGGCTCTCAAGGAATTCTACCTTTTATCATTTTACTGATAGTGTCCATATGTGTAATAGCTTTTTTGAGTTATTATATGTATAGGTTGAAGAAAGAGAATATTGCCAAAGGTGGTGAGCTTATGGCGAGAAACGATGAGCTTCTTCGGTCTGTCGATGCGTTAAGCGTAAAAAATCGGGAGATCCAACAAATGTTGGTCAATAAAATCCGTGAGACTGATAATTGGAATAGGGATAATGAGGTAGAACGGGAGGATTTGAAAAAGCGCCTTGAGGAAATGGAAAAGCTCCATAATTCGTTTTTTGTTGAAACGATTCATGAAATGCGTACTCCACTATCGCTTGTGCTTGGTTCGTTGAGTGAGTTGTTGCAACGTAAAAATGATATTGACTCTAGTGAAGCGACTCAATTATTGTCTGCTTACCGTAATACTTTGGCTCTTCAAGACCTTATCGAGCAATTGCGAAATACCCGTCATGGAGATGACGTGGCAAACCATCTTCGGATAGCTCGTTATGACATGATCAGTATAACAAAGCAGATTTGTGATTTATTCGTGGACTGGATAGCCATGAATAATGTGGAATTTCATATTAATACCCAAACCTCTGTTCTTTGGGTCTGGATAGATCGTCGGAAGATGGAGTTTGCCTTGCGTGTACTTTTATCTAATGCGTTAAAAAATACCTATCGCTTTGGAAAGATCTCGATCAATATTTCCGTGGTGCGCTCGAATGGCAAGGCTTATTGTTCTTTCTCTATCCAAGATGATGGGTTAGGAGAAAGCGAAAGTACCCGTTTGGGTTTGAAACAGATCGTGGATATGACAGAATCTTCCGGCGCTATTTTCGAAGGAATTTCATCGGAGGACGAGACGGGAACCCAATATACGATATTGATTCCATTGGGGAGAAGCCATTATATGGAACGTGCCGTGGAATTCATCGAGCCGGATGGTGATCTGGTAAAGCTGAATGAGATGCAGAAGGAGGAGATCGCCGAGTTGATCCAAGTTGTTCCGAAAAAGAAAGAGACCGGGAAGAAAATGTTGGTGATTGATGACAGTGATCAGATCCGTTGGTTCCTGCGTCATGTTTTTGCCAGTGAGTATCATGTTTCGGAAGCTCATAATGGCCAGGAGGGTGTAGAGATCGCGCGAGTTGAACGGCCGGATTTTATTTTATGTGACGTGATGATGCCCGTTAAAGATGGGCTTGCTACCTGTCGTGAAATCAAAGGCATCCCAGAATTAGCGCAAGTGCCGGTTGTCTTGCTAACCGCAAAGGTAGAGAGTGAGGATGTTATAGCTGGCATTGAATGTGGCGCCGATGATTATATAACCAAGCCATTCGATGTAGAGGTGTTACGAAGTAAGGTAAACAGTTTATTGAAACGTAGGGATGAGATGAGACGTTTCTATACGTCGAATTCTGTAGGTGCGCATCCCGAGGGAGAGAAAACGGTAAAGAAAGATGATTCCCCTTCCAATCTTTTTATGGATGCGGTTATCTCAACGATCGAGAAACATTTGGATGACCCTAGTTTTGAGGCGAAGATTTTGGCGGATTCTTTAAACATGAGTCTCCCTACATTATATAGAAAGATAAAACTCTACTCGGATAGTAGTATATTGGAGCTTACCCGTATGGTACGTTTGAAGAAAGCCGCCGAGCTGATCAGTATGCAGCGATACTCTATCCAAGAGGTTTCGGAAATGGTCGGCTTCAACGATACCGCCACTTTCCGTAAGCGTTTTACGGAACAATACGGCGTCACTCCTTCACAGTATCTGCCGGGTAAGAATTAA
- a CDS encoding fimbrial protein — protein sequence MKLRNLLFGTMIACVFAACSNEDDPIPSVDPTPETGIADLTVVVKNLAKNTQTKAADDSNAKEGETAIHNLFVVLYNEDGTFLQVSDITANKDEEQTNSNNEIQFKGLKAGASYRALAFANVPKEALTATANSFDLTSAYYVLTGAEANGLPMSSGISPVFTLAEGENYYGYSNATGGNSIESGKPLGLIRNVARVELSALSLDMTQVKVNNSQKYKSGTIKFVPKDVFVLHGRKKANVADQSISNTAWFNLPDKVWGNIAATYETANSDDYYSGTNSSNSFGRFAGTVDAANYIKALSTAETTYTQNWDGTAITGSKAITLANSLYFYVLPNDQTKAAREQEDPEEEGQAFVLDKTTLASELVISGEVYIKAIMNDNTSWTFGEESTPVLRYWPIKIGIDGLDSEDTYYGQVHRNVVYNISATIAGNGYADPTLPKGDPTADLFVKTMVMNWGTATQAPVIE from the coding sequence ATGAAACTTAGAAATTTATTATTCGGGACAATGATCGCTTGCGTGTTCGCGGCGTGTTCAAACGAGGATGATCCTATCCCTAGCGTGGATCCGACACCGGAGACAGGGATTGCGGATCTTACAGTTGTGGTAAAGAATTTGGCAAAGAATACACAGACAAAAGCTGCTGATGATTCTAATGCTAAAGAGGGCGAAACTGCGATTCACAATTTGTTTGTGGTACTTTATAATGAGGATGGGACATTCTTGCAAGTTAGTGATATTACTGCTAATAAGGATGAAGAGCAAACTAATTCAAACAATGAGATTCAGTTTAAGGGATTAAAGGCTGGTGCTTCTTATCGTGCGTTGGCTTTCGCTAATGTCCCCAAAGAGGCTCTTACTGCAACTGCTAACTCTTTTGATTTGACATCTGCTTACTATGTCTTAACCGGTGCAGAAGCGAATGGATTGCCTATGAGTAGTGGAATTAGTCCAGTATTCACTCTTGCTGAAGGTGAAAATTATTATGGTTACTCAAACGCTACAGGAGGAAACAGTATTGAATCTGGAAAACCTTTAGGATTAATTAGAAATGTGGCTCGTGTGGAATTGAGTGCTCTTTCTTTGGATATGACTCAAGTCAAGGTTAATAATAGTCAAAAATACAAATCAGGAACAATTAAGTTTGTGCCTAAAGATGTTTTTGTATTACATGGTCGTAAAAAAGCGAATGTGGCAGACCAAAGCATAAGTAATACTGCGTGGTTCAATCTGCCAGATAAGGTTTGGGGTAATATTGCCGCTACTTATGAAACAGCTAATAGTGATGATTATTATTCCGGAACCAACTCTAGTAACTCATTCGGCCGTTTTGCTGGAACTGTCGATGCTGCTAATTATATAAAGGCATTGAGTACAGCAGAAACAACATATACTCAGAATTGGGATGGTACTGCTATTACCGGAAGTAAAGCAATTACTCTTGCTAATTCTTTATATTTTTATGTGTTGCCTAATGATCAGACAAAAGCGGCCAGAGAACAAGAAGATCCGGAAGAAGAAGGCCAGGCTTTCGTCTTGGATAAAACAACTTTGGCATCCGAATTGGTAATCAGTGGTGAAGTTTATATAAAAGCTATAATGAACGATAACACATCTTGGACATTCGGCGAAGAGAGTACTCCTGTATTGCGCTATTGGCCGATAAAGATTGGTATCGATGGATTAGATAGTGAAGACACATATTATGGTCAGGTACATAGAAACGTGGTTTATAACATTTCCGCTACTATCGCAGGTAATGGTTATGCAGATCCTACTCTTCCTAAGGGGGATCCTACAGCTGACTTGTTTGTAAAGACAATGGTTATGAACTGGGGTACAGCCACTCAAGCTCCTGTTATCGAATAA
- a CDS encoding site-specific integrase yields MMRSTFKTVFYVNGSKEKSGIVPIMGRVTINGTIAQFSCKQSISKELWDAKANRAKGKSRKSMDVNHALDNIKAQIAKHYQRLSDREAFVTAEMVRNAYQGIGTEYETVLRAFDKMNADFAKRVGKDRSERTYRKYLTVRKYVAEFMKNHYKRSDMGMNELTEEFIHDYCLYLRNEVGLAQSSVWIYSIPLKHIVTSAHYHGKIPRNPFAQYHVNPDHKERGFLTENEIKAMSTIELENANFAIARDIFIFGCWTGISFVDIKNLTTDNIVELNGSRWIVSKRQKTGVPFQIKLMDIPAQIIERNKPFRNGKNLFNINSYDMVNRRIKTVAKMCGIEKNISFHLSRHSFAVLALNYGMPIESVSKILGHTNITTTQIYAKVTNTKLENDISAFEDKVSGHFTI; encoded by the coding sequence ATTATGAGAAGTACATTTAAGACTGTCTTCTATGTAAATGGAAGCAAAGAGAAGAGTGGAATTGTCCCTATCATGGGACGGGTTACCATCAATGGGACGATTGCTCAGTTCAGTTGTAAACAGAGTATATCCAAGGAGTTATGGGATGCCAAAGCTAATCGGGCTAAAGGTAAGAGCCGTAAGTCTATGGATGTTAATCATGCGCTTGATAATATCAAGGCGCAGATAGCAAAGCATTACCAGCGGCTTTCTGACCGGGAGGCATTTGTAACTGCCGAAATGGTACGCAATGCCTATCAAGGTATCGGCACAGAGTATGAAACGGTGTTACGTGCCTTTGATAAGATGAATGCGGATTTTGCCAAACGTGTTGGGAAAGACCGTTCGGAGCGTACATACCGTAAATATCTTACCGTAAGGAAATATGTCGCCGAATTTATGAAAAACCATTATAAGCGTTCGGATATGGGGATGAATGAACTGACGGAAGAGTTTATCCATGATTATTGTCTGTATCTACGTAACGAGGTCGGACTTGCCCAATCTTCCGTATGGATATATTCCATACCATTGAAGCATATCGTAACTTCCGCTCATTACCACGGGAAGATACCGAGAAATCCATTTGCACAATATCATGTGAATCCTGACCATAAGGAACGTGGCTTCTTGACAGAGAACGAAATCAAAGCCATGAGTACAATCGAATTGGAAAATGCCAATTTCGCTATTGCAAGGGACATTTTTATTTTCGGATGCTGGACGGGTATATCATTCGTGGACATCAAAAATCTCACCACAGACAATATCGTGGAACTGAATGGCTCACGTTGGATTGTATCCAAAAGGCAGAAAACAGGTGTGCCGTTTCAAATCAAGCTGATGGACATTCCCGCTCAAATAATTGAGCGAAATAAGCCATTCAGAAATGGTAAGAATTTGTTCAACATAAATTCTTACGACATGGTAAATAGGCGCATCAAGACTGTGGCAAAAATGTGTGGAATAGAAAAGAACATTTCATTTCACCTGAGCCGGCATTCCTTCGCTGTTTTAGCCCTTAATTATGGTATGCCAATAGAAAGTGTCAGCAAAATACTCGGACATACAAATATCACTACTACGCAGATTTATGCAAAAGTGACCAACACGAAACTTGAAAACGACATTTCTGCTTTTGAAGATAAGGTTAGCGGACATTTCACCATATAA